The following are encoded in a window of Calonectris borealis chromosome 17, bCalBor7.hap1.2, whole genome shotgun sequence genomic DNA:
- the TTI1 gene encoding TELO2-interacting protein 1 homolog isoform X1: MAVFDTPQEAFGALRPVCVQLTRAQTMENVARLQAQLAAVSASALQELQEYVLFPLRFALKVPGPKQERLVQSVVQCMSSVLAATCVKKQELLQELFSELCTCLSPPSGSSKPASLSEELKLAVIQALHTLMHSAYGDVILSLYQPSTLPLLGFAVSLLLGLAEQEKAKQIKISALKCLQVLVLQCDCQEHRHLDEDEAQQCGDLFASFLPGISITLSRVITGDIKQGHKTTVCAIRLFYLIVGLVMADAQLARIPKNKEKLPVEQSRISELLVHRGPDWSKSTAEKLSLLLHKMVEFSSVHPHWKVRLELVELVHHLLRNCSRSLVDSFSHLLKALVGLVNDENSEVQSRCNEVLQGIAEQRIVAQNRALADVLSENLHSLATALPRLMNSQDDTGKVSTLSLLLGYLKLLGPKINIVLNSVSHLHRLSKALMQVLELDVTDVKIVEDRRWGCESTCGPSGSLQQGVQKGRCQKKYFRFFTEEKVFQLLQQVCRVLGYHGNLYLLVDHFMGLYGESGMYRKQAAMVLNELIAGAAGLGVDVLQEREVLLNMDDLKGSIMSILDEYTDQANWYLITSIDTEEISHEHSVQCSGLTAHPGGACSSILLPSPEPHVTTRTMNSNIWQICLQLEGIGCFAAVLGKEFRLLLLSALYPVLEKAGDKTLLISETALGTLVDICEACSYDSVQSLINENSDYLVNGISLNLRQLAHQPHASQVLDTMLRHSDASLLPLVEDVIQDVLSTLDQSYNNQASTFLRVLHSVMAALVQWFGSSCGEEHQQRQTAEWQSRTLSQGQQTVTRQEVERFFLDYVRQKQIAEGNLPDTGDEEADEVLPLAKPEPNNSDTEGETLLPSHAQLAKDVMERCIHLLSDGNLRVRLKVLDVLELCVTVLHPHGNHLLPMAHRVWPALVTRLVSDDPLAVLRAFKVLCTLAQKCGDFLRQRFSKDVLPKLTRSLLSQAPASARAGPVYNHTLAFKLQLAVLQGLGSLCEKLDMGESDLNKVADACLIYLSAKQPMKLQEAAQSVFLHLMHVDPDSTWLLLNEVCCPHQYEPPHIGLRPVKLSGMGRPRNEFTDNVLFLLERLQQRESATPRAGTPEASPP; this comes from the exons ATGGCCGTCTTCGACACCCCCCAGGAGGCCTTCGGGGCCCTGCGCCCCGTCTGCGTGCAGCTGACGAGGGCACAGACCATGGAGAACGTGGCGCGCCTGCAGGCCCAGCTGGCAGCGGTCAGCGCCTCGgccctgcaggagctgcaggagtaCGTCCTCTTCCCCCTGCGCTTCGCCCTGAAGGTGCCGGGGCCCAAGCAGGAGCGCCTGGTGCAGAGCGTGGTGCAGTGCATGTCCTCCGTCCTCGCAGCAACGTGCGTGAAgaagcaggagctcctgcaggagcTTTTTTCTGAGCTTTGTACGTGCCTCTCTCCCCCTTCTGGCTCAAGCAAACCAGCCTCGCTGTCAGAGGAGTTAAAGTTGGCTGTAATCCAGGCACTCCACACCCTGATGCATTCAGCTTATGGGGATGTTATCCTGTCTTTGTATCAACCTTCCACCCTTCCTCTCTTAGGATTTGCTGTATCTTTGCTTCTGGGCCTAGCAgagcaagaaaaagcaaagcaaattaagaTCTCTGCTTTGAAGTGCTTACAGGTCCTAGTTCTGCAGTGTGACTGCCAGGAGCATCGACACCTAGATGAAGATGAGGCACAGCAATGTGGggatttgtttgcttcttttctgcCTGGGATTTCCATTACGCTGTCTCGGGTTATTACTGGAGACATCAAACAAGGTCACAAAACCACCGTTTGTGCCATCAGACTCTTTTATCTGATTGTTGGCTTGGTAATGGCTGATGCACAGCTAGCCAGAATcccaaagaataaagaaaagctgCCAGTGGAACAAAGCAGAATATCAGAACTACTGGTCCATAGAGGACCTGACTGGAGTAAAAGTACTGCCGAAAAactctctctcctcctgcatAAAATGGTTGAATTTTCTTCAGTTCACCCCCACTGGAAAGTGAGACTGGAGCTGGTGGAACTGGTCCACCACTTACTGAGGAACTGCAGTCGGTCGCTGGTGGACTCGTTCAGTCATCTTTTAAAAGCCTTGGTTGGGCTGGTGAACGATGAAAACAGCGAAGTCCAAAGCAGGTGTAACGAGGTTCTGCAAGGCATTGCAGAGCAGAGGATCGTAGCACAGAACAGGGCTCTTGCTGATGTCCTCTCTGAGAACCTCCATTCCCTTGCCACAGCTCTTCCTCGCCTGATGAACTCTCAGGATGACACGGGCAAGGTTTCCACTTTGAGCCTGTTGCTTGGCTATTTGAAGCTGCTGGGCCCCAAGATTAACATTGTCCTCAACTCCGTATCCCACCTCCACCGTCTGTCCAAAGCGCTGATGCAAGTTCTGGAGCTGGACGTGACAGATGTGAAGATAGTGGAAGACAGGCGCTGGGGCTGCGAGAGCACCTGCGGACCTTCGGGCTCCTTGCAGCAGGGTGTGCAGAAAGGCAGATGTCAGAAGAAATACTTCCGCTTCTTCACGGAGGAGAAAGttttccagctccttcagcaaGTTTGTCGCGTTCTTGGCTACCACGGGAACCTCTATTTGCTTGTGGATCATTTCATGGGGCTGTACGGTGAATCTGGCATGTACCGAAAGCAGGCAGCGATGGTCCTCAATGAGCTGATTGCGGGAGCTGCTGGACTGGGAGTGGATGTCCTTCAGGAAAGGGAAGTTTTGCTGAACATGGATGATCTCAAAGGGTCCATAATGTCCATTCTCGATGAGTACACAGACCAGGCGAACTGGTATTTGATCACTAGCATTGATACAGAAGAAATCAGCCATGAGCACTCTGTGCAATGTTCAGGACTTACTGCCCATCCAGGAGGTGCGTGCAGCAGCATTCTCCTTCCATCCCCAGAGCCGCATGTAACGACCCGCACCATGAACAGCAACATCTGGCAGATCTGCCTCCAGCTGGAAGGCATCGGCTGCTTCGCTGCTGTCCTCGGGAAGGAGTTCCGGTTGCTTCTGCTGTCAGCTCTCTACCCTGTGTTGGAGAAGGCAGGCGACAAGACTTTGCTCATCAGTGAGACAGCGCTGGGGACGCTGGTAGACATATGCGAGGCCTGCAGTTATGACTCCGTGCAGTCTTTGATTAATGAGAATTCTGACTATCTGGTGAATGGGATTTCCCTGAATTTGCGCCAGCTGGCACATCAGCCACATGCTTCCCAGGTCCTGGACACTATGCTGAGGCATTCAGATGCCAGCTTGCTGCCACTGGTAGAAGACGTTATCCAAGATGTCCTGTCTACGCTAGATCAGTCTTACAATAACCAGGCTTCCACTTTCCTCAGGGTCCTCCACTCAGTAATGGCAGCTTTAG TCCAGTGGTTTGGATCGTCCTGCGGCGAGGAACACCAGCAAAGGCAGACTGCCGAGTGGCAGAGCAGGACGTTGTCCCAGGGGCAGCAGACGGTGACGAGGCAAGAAGTGGAGCGATTCTTCCTTGACTATGTTAGACAGAAGCAGATCGCGGAGGGCAATCTTCCTGACACAGGGGATGAGGAGGCAG ATGAGGTTCTCCCCCTTGCTAAGCCGGAGCCAAACAACTCTGACACAGAAGGAGAAACTCTACTGCCAAGCCATGCTCAGCTGGCCAAAGATGTGATGGAGAGGTGCATCCACTTGCTGTCTGATGGGAACCTGCGAGTGCGGCTGAAG GTCCTGGACGTGCTGGAGCTCTGTGTAACTGTGCTGCATCCTCACGGAAACCATCTGCTTCCCATGGCTCATCGTGTCTGGCCAGCTCTTGTCACCCGGCTGGTTAGTGATGACCCTCTGGCAGTGCTCAGAGCCTTCAAG GTGCTGTGTACCCTGGCTCAAAAGTGCGGGGACTTTCTGAGGCAGAGATTCTCCAAAGATGTCCTGCCTAAGCTGACCCGTTCCCTCCTCAGCCAGGCCCCAGCAAGTGCCAGAGCCGGGCCTGTGTACAACCACACGCTTGCCTTCAAGTTGCAGCTGGCTGTGTTGCAGGGACTGGGTTCTCTGTGCGAGAAGTTGGACATGG GCGAGAGTGACCTGAATAAAGTGGCAGATGCCTGCCTGATTTACCTCAGTGCCAAGCAACCCATGAAATTGCAAGAAGCTGCCCAGAG CGTTTTCCTCCACTTAATGCACGTGGACCCTGACAGCACATGGCTCCTCCTGAACGAGGTCTGCTGCCCTCACCAGTACGAGCCCCCCCACATCGGCCTGCGGCCCGTGAAGCTAAGTGGGATGGGGAGGCCGCGGAACGAGTTCACCGACAACGTGCTGTTCCTGCTGGAAAGGCTGCAGCAGCGGGAGAGCGCGACGCCACGGGCTGGCACCCCAGAGGCATCTCCTCCTTGA
- the TTI1 gene encoding TELO2-interacting protein 1 homolog isoform X2 translates to MAVFDTPQEAFGALRPVCVQLTRAQTMENVARLQAQLAAVSASALQELQEYVLFPLRFALKVPGPKQERLVQSVVQCMSSVLAATCVKKQELLQELFSELCTCLSPPSGSSKPASLSEELKLAVIQALHTLMHSAYGDVILSLYQPSTLPLLGFAVSLLLGLAEQEKAKQIKISALKCLQVLVLQCDCQEHRHLDEDEAQQCGDLFASFLPGISITLSRVITGDIKQGHKTTVCAIRLFYLIVGLVMADAQLARIPKNKEKLPVEQSRISELLVHRGPDWSKSTAEKLSLLLHKMVEFSSVHPHWKVRLELVELVHHLLRNCSRSLVDSFSHLLKALVGLVNDENSEVQSRCNEVLQGIAEQRIVAQNRALADVLSENLHSLATALPRLMNSQDDTGKVSTLSLLLGYLKLLGPKINIVLNSVSHLHRLSKALMQVLELDVTDVKIVEDRRWGCESTCGPSGSLQQGVQKGRCQKKYFRFFTEEKVFQLLQQVCRVLGYHGNLYLLVDHFMGLYGESGMYRKQAAMVLNELIAGAAGLGVDVLQEREVLLNMDDLKGSIMSILDEYTDQANWYLITSIDTEEISHEHSVQCSGLTAHPGGACSSILLPSPEPHVTTRTMNSNIWQICLQLEGIGCFAAVLGKEFRLLLLSALYPVLEKAGDKTLLISETALGTLVDICEACSYDSVQSLINENSDYLVNGISLNLRQLAHQPHASQVLDTMLRHSDASLLPLVEDVIQDVLSTLDQSYNNQASTFLRVLHSVMAALVQWFGSSCGEEHQQRQTAEWQSRTLSQGQQTVTRQEVERFFLDYVRQKQIAEGNLPDTGDEEADEVLPLAKPEPNNSDTEGETLLPSHAQLAKDVMERCIHLLSDGNLRVRLKVLDVLELCVTVLHPHGNHLLPMAHRVWPALVTRLVSDDPLAVLRAFKVLCTLAQKCGDFLRQRFSKDVLPKLTRSLLSQAPASARAGPVYNHTLAFKLQLAVLQGLGSLCEKLDMGESDLNKVADACLIYLSAKQPMKLQEAAQRSFLLSSKTVRSILVTAARSWSQKCEVHTQKSNPSSYLGY, encoded by the exons ATGGCCGTCTTCGACACCCCCCAGGAGGCCTTCGGGGCCCTGCGCCCCGTCTGCGTGCAGCTGACGAGGGCACAGACCATGGAGAACGTGGCGCGCCTGCAGGCCCAGCTGGCAGCGGTCAGCGCCTCGgccctgcaggagctgcaggagtaCGTCCTCTTCCCCCTGCGCTTCGCCCTGAAGGTGCCGGGGCCCAAGCAGGAGCGCCTGGTGCAGAGCGTGGTGCAGTGCATGTCCTCCGTCCTCGCAGCAACGTGCGTGAAgaagcaggagctcctgcaggagcTTTTTTCTGAGCTTTGTACGTGCCTCTCTCCCCCTTCTGGCTCAAGCAAACCAGCCTCGCTGTCAGAGGAGTTAAAGTTGGCTGTAATCCAGGCACTCCACACCCTGATGCATTCAGCTTATGGGGATGTTATCCTGTCTTTGTATCAACCTTCCACCCTTCCTCTCTTAGGATTTGCTGTATCTTTGCTTCTGGGCCTAGCAgagcaagaaaaagcaaagcaaattaagaTCTCTGCTTTGAAGTGCTTACAGGTCCTAGTTCTGCAGTGTGACTGCCAGGAGCATCGACACCTAGATGAAGATGAGGCACAGCAATGTGGggatttgtttgcttcttttctgcCTGGGATTTCCATTACGCTGTCTCGGGTTATTACTGGAGACATCAAACAAGGTCACAAAACCACCGTTTGTGCCATCAGACTCTTTTATCTGATTGTTGGCTTGGTAATGGCTGATGCACAGCTAGCCAGAATcccaaagaataaagaaaagctgCCAGTGGAACAAAGCAGAATATCAGAACTACTGGTCCATAGAGGACCTGACTGGAGTAAAAGTACTGCCGAAAAactctctctcctcctgcatAAAATGGTTGAATTTTCTTCAGTTCACCCCCACTGGAAAGTGAGACTGGAGCTGGTGGAACTGGTCCACCACTTACTGAGGAACTGCAGTCGGTCGCTGGTGGACTCGTTCAGTCATCTTTTAAAAGCCTTGGTTGGGCTGGTGAACGATGAAAACAGCGAAGTCCAAAGCAGGTGTAACGAGGTTCTGCAAGGCATTGCAGAGCAGAGGATCGTAGCACAGAACAGGGCTCTTGCTGATGTCCTCTCTGAGAACCTCCATTCCCTTGCCACAGCTCTTCCTCGCCTGATGAACTCTCAGGATGACACGGGCAAGGTTTCCACTTTGAGCCTGTTGCTTGGCTATTTGAAGCTGCTGGGCCCCAAGATTAACATTGTCCTCAACTCCGTATCCCACCTCCACCGTCTGTCCAAAGCGCTGATGCAAGTTCTGGAGCTGGACGTGACAGATGTGAAGATAGTGGAAGACAGGCGCTGGGGCTGCGAGAGCACCTGCGGACCTTCGGGCTCCTTGCAGCAGGGTGTGCAGAAAGGCAGATGTCAGAAGAAATACTTCCGCTTCTTCACGGAGGAGAAAGttttccagctccttcagcaaGTTTGTCGCGTTCTTGGCTACCACGGGAACCTCTATTTGCTTGTGGATCATTTCATGGGGCTGTACGGTGAATCTGGCATGTACCGAAAGCAGGCAGCGATGGTCCTCAATGAGCTGATTGCGGGAGCTGCTGGACTGGGAGTGGATGTCCTTCAGGAAAGGGAAGTTTTGCTGAACATGGATGATCTCAAAGGGTCCATAATGTCCATTCTCGATGAGTACACAGACCAGGCGAACTGGTATTTGATCACTAGCATTGATACAGAAGAAATCAGCCATGAGCACTCTGTGCAATGTTCAGGACTTACTGCCCATCCAGGAGGTGCGTGCAGCAGCATTCTCCTTCCATCCCCAGAGCCGCATGTAACGACCCGCACCATGAACAGCAACATCTGGCAGATCTGCCTCCAGCTGGAAGGCATCGGCTGCTTCGCTGCTGTCCTCGGGAAGGAGTTCCGGTTGCTTCTGCTGTCAGCTCTCTACCCTGTGTTGGAGAAGGCAGGCGACAAGACTTTGCTCATCAGTGAGACAGCGCTGGGGACGCTGGTAGACATATGCGAGGCCTGCAGTTATGACTCCGTGCAGTCTTTGATTAATGAGAATTCTGACTATCTGGTGAATGGGATTTCCCTGAATTTGCGCCAGCTGGCACATCAGCCACATGCTTCCCAGGTCCTGGACACTATGCTGAGGCATTCAGATGCCAGCTTGCTGCCACTGGTAGAAGACGTTATCCAAGATGTCCTGTCTACGCTAGATCAGTCTTACAATAACCAGGCTTCCACTTTCCTCAGGGTCCTCCACTCAGTAATGGCAGCTTTAG TCCAGTGGTTTGGATCGTCCTGCGGCGAGGAACACCAGCAAAGGCAGACTGCCGAGTGGCAGAGCAGGACGTTGTCCCAGGGGCAGCAGACGGTGACGAGGCAAGAAGTGGAGCGATTCTTCCTTGACTATGTTAGACAGAAGCAGATCGCGGAGGGCAATCTTCCTGACACAGGGGATGAGGAGGCAG ATGAGGTTCTCCCCCTTGCTAAGCCGGAGCCAAACAACTCTGACACAGAAGGAGAAACTCTACTGCCAAGCCATGCTCAGCTGGCCAAAGATGTGATGGAGAGGTGCATCCACTTGCTGTCTGATGGGAACCTGCGAGTGCGGCTGAAG GTCCTGGACGTGCTGGAGCTCTGTGTAACTGTGCTGCATCCTCACGGAAACCATCTGCTTCCCATGGCTCATCGTGTCTGGCCAGCTCTTGTCACCCGGCTGGTTAGTGATGACCCTCTGGCAGTGCTCAGAGCCTTCAAG GTGCTGTGTACCCTGGCTCAAAAGTGCGGGGACTTTCTGAGGCAGAGATTCTCCAAAGATGTCCTGCCTAAGCTGACCCGTTCCCTCCTCAGCCAGGCCCCAGCAAGTGCCAGAGCCGGGCCTGTGTACAACCACACGCTTGCCTTCAAGTTGCAGCTGGCTGTGTTGCAGGGACTGGGTTCTCTGTGCGAGAAGTTGGACATGG GCGAGAGTGACCTGAATAAAGTGGCAGATGCCTGCCTGATTTACCTCAGTGCCAAGCAACCCATGAAATTGCAAGAAGCTGCCCAGAG GAGCTTCCTGCTCTCCAGCAAGACTGTCCGCAGCATCTTGGTAACAGCAGCTCGCAGCTGGAGTCAAAAGTGTGAGGTGCATACTCAAAAGTCAAATCCCTCATCTTACCTAGGGTATTGA
- the TTI1 gene encoding TELO2-interacting protein 1 homolog isoform X4, translated as MAVFDTPQEAFGALRPVCVQLTRAQTMENVARLQAQLAAVSASALQELQEYVLFPLRFALKVPGPKQERLVQSVVQCMSSVLAATCVKKQELLQELFSELCTCLSPPSGSSKPASLSEELKLAVIQALHTLMHSAYGDVILSLYQPSTLPLLGFAVSLLLGLAEQEKAKQIKISALKCLQVLVLQCDCQEHRHLDEDEAQQCGDLFASFLPGISITLSRVITGDIKQGHKTTVCAIRLFYLIVGLVMADAQLARIPKNKEKLPVEQSRISELLVHRGPDWSKSTAEKLSLLLHKMVEFSSVHPHWKVRLELVELVHHLLRNCSRSLVDSFSHLLKALVGLVNDENSEVQSRCNEVLQGIAEQRIVAQNRALADVLSENLHSLATALPRLMNSQDDTGKVSTLSLLLGYLKLLGPKINIVLNSVSHLHRLSKALMQVLELDVTDVKIVEDRRWGCESTCGPSGSLQQGVQKGRCQKKYFRFFTEEKVFQLLQQVCRVLGYHGNLYLLVDHFMGLYGESGMYRKQAAMVLNELIAGAAGLGVDVLQEREVLLNMDDLKGSIMSILDEYTDQANWYLITSIDTEEISHEHSVQCSGLTAHPGGACSSILLPSPEPHVTTRTMNSNIWQICLQLEGIGCFAAVLGKEFRLLLLSALYPVLEKAGDKTLLISETALGTLVDICEACSYDSVQSLINENSDYLVNGISLNLRQLAHQPHASQVLDTMLRHSDASLLPLVEDVIQDVLSTLDQSYNNQASTFLRVLHSVMAALVQWFGSSCGEEHQQRQTAEWQSRTLSQGQQTVTRQEVERFFLDYVRQKQIAEGNLPDTGDEEADEVLPLAKPEPNNSDTEGETLLPSHAQLAKDVMERCIHLLSDGNLRVRLKVLDVLELCVTVLHPHGNHLLPMAHRVWPALVTRLVSDDPLAVLRAFKVLCTLAQKCGDFLRQRFSKDVLPKLTRSLLSQAPASARAGPVYNHTLAFKLQLAVLQGLGSLCEKLDMGESDLNKVADACLIYLSAKQPMKLQEAAQRLPMALHSLSEERF; from the exons ATGGCCGTCTTCGACACCCCCCAGGAGGCCTTCGGGGCCCTGCGCCCCGTCTGCGTGCAGCTGACGAGGGCACAGACCATGGAGAACGTGGCGCGCCTGCAGGCCCAGCTGGCAGCGGTCAGCGCCTCGgccctgcaggagctgcaggagtaCGTCCTCTTCCCCCTGCGCTTCGCCCTGAAGGTGCCGGGGCCCAAGCAGGAGCGCCTGGTGCAGAGCGTGGTGCAGTGCATGTCCTCCGTCCTCGCAGCAACGTGCGTGAAgaagcaggagctcctgcaggagcTTTTTTCTGAGCTTTGTACGTGCCTCTCTCCCCCTTCTGGCTCAAGCAAACCAGCCTCGCTGTCAGAGGAGTTAAAGTTGGCTGTAATCCAGGCACTCCACACCCTGATGCATTCAGCTTATGGGGATGTTATCCTGTCTTTGTATCAACCTTCCACCCTTCCTCTCTTAGGATTTGCTGTATCTTTGCTTCTGGGCCTAGCAgagcaagaaaaagcaaagcaaattaagaTCTCTGCTTTGAAGTGCTTACAGGTCCTAGTTCTGCAGTGTGACTGCCAGGAGCATCGACACCTAGATGAAGATGAGGCACAGCAATGTGGggatttgtttgcttcttttctgcCTGGGATTTCCATTACGCTGTCTCGGGTTATTACTGGAGACATCAAACAAGGTCACAAAACCACCGTTTGTGCCATCAGACTCTTTTATCTGATTGTTGGCTTGGTAATGGCTGATGCACAGCTAGCCAGAATcccaaagaataaagaaaagctgCCAGTGGAACAAAGCAGAATATCAGAACTACTGGTCCATAGAGGACCTGACTGGAGTAAAAGTACTGCCGAAAAactctctctcctcctgcatAAAATGGTTGAATTTTCTTCAGTTCACCCCCACTGGAAAGTGAGACTGGAGCTGGTGGAACTGGTCCACCACTTACTGAGGAACTGCAGTCGGTCGCTGGTGGACTCGTTCAGTCATCTTTTAAAAGCCTTGGTTGGGCTGGTGAACGATGAAAACAGCGAAGTCCAAAGCAGGTGTAACGAGGTTCTGCAAGGCATTGCAGAGCAGAGGATCGTAGCACAGAACAGGGCTCTTGCTGATGTCCTCTCTGAGAACCTCCATTCCCTTGCCACAGCTCTTCCTCGCCTGATGAACTCTCAGGATGACACGGGCAAGGTTTCCACTTTGAGCCTGTTGCTTGGCTATTTGAAGCTGCTGGGCCCCAAGATTAACATTGTCCTCAACTCCGTATCCCACCTCCACCGTCTGTCCAAAGCGCTGATGCAAGTTCTGGAGCTGGACGTGACAGATGTGAAGATAGTGGAAGACAGGCGCTGGGGCTGCGAGAGCACCTGCGGACCTTCGGGCTCCTTGCAGCAGGGTGTGCAGAAAGGCAGATGTCAGAAGAAATACTTCCGCTTCTTCACGGAGGAGAAAGttttccagctccttcagcaaGTTTGTCGCGTTCTTGGCTACCACGGGAACCTCTATTTGCTTGTGGATCATTTCATGGGGCTGTACGGTGAATCTGGCATGTACCGAAAGCAGGCAGCGATGGTCCTCAATGAGCTGATTGCGGGAGCTGCTGGACTGGGAGTGGATGTCCTTCAGGAAAGGGAAGTTTTGCTGAACATGGATGATCTCAAAGGGTCCATAATGTCCATTCTCGATGAGTACACAGACCAGGCGAACTGGTATTTGATCACTAGCATTGATACAGAAGAAATCAGCCATGAGCACTCTGTGCAATGTTCAGGACTTACTGCCCATCCAGGAGGTGCGTGCAGCAGCATTCTCCTTCCATCCCCAGAGCCGCATGTAACGACCCGCACCATGAACAGCAACATCTGGCAGATCTGCCTCCAGCTGGAAGGCATCGGCTGCTTCGCTGCTGTCCTCGGGAAGGAGTTCCGGTTGCTTCTGCTGTCAGCTCTCTACCCTGTGTTGGAGAAGGCAGGCGACAAGACTTTGCTCATCAGTGAGACAGCGCTGGGGACGCTGGTAGACATATGCGAGGCCTGCAGTTATGACTCCGTGCAGTCTTTGATTAATGAGAATTCTGACTATCTGGTGAATGGGATTTCCCTGAATTTGCGCCAGCTGGCACATCAGCCACATGCTTCCCAGGTCCTGGACACTATGCTGAGGCATTCAGATGCCAGCTTGCTGCCACTGGTAGAAGACGTTATCCAAGATGTCCTGTCTACGCTAGATCAGTCTTACAATAACCAGGCTTCCACTTTCCTCAGGGTCCTCCACTCAGTAATGGCAGCTTTAG TCCAGTGGTTTGGATCGTCCTGCGGCGAGGAACACCAGCAAAGGCAGACTGCCGAGTGGCAGAGCAGGACGTTGTCCCAGGGGCAGCAGACGGTGACGAGGCAAGAAGTGGAGCGATTCTTCCTTGACTATGTTAGACAGAAGCAGATCGCGGAGGGCAATCTTCCTGACACAGGGGATGAGGAGGCAG ATGAGGTTCTCCCCCTTGCTAAGCCGGAGCCAAACAACTCTGACACAGAAGGAGAAACTCTACTGCCAAGCCATGCTCAGCTGGCCAAAGATGTGATGGAGAGGTGCATCCACTTGCTGTCTGATGGGAACCTGCGAGTGCGGCTGAAG GTCCTGGACGTGCTGGAGCTCTGTGTAACTGTGCTGCATCCTCACGGAAACCATCTGCTTCCCATGGCTCATCGTGTCTGGCCAGCTCTTGTCACCCGGCTGGTTAGTGATGACCCTCTGGCAGTGCTCAGAGCCTTCAAG GTGCTGTGTACCCTGGCTCAAAAGTGCGGGGACTTTCTGAGGCAGAGATTCTCCAAAGATGTCCTGCCTAAGCTGACCCGTTCCCTCCTCAGCCAGGCCCCAGCAAGTGCCAGAGCCGGGCCTGTGTACAACCACACGCTTGCCTTCAAGTTGCAGCTGGCTGTGTTGCAGGGACTGGGTTCTCTGTGCGAGAAGTTGGACATGG GCGAGAGTGACCTGAATAAAGTGGCAGATGCCTGCCTGATTTACCTCAGTGCCAAGCAACCCATGAAATTGCAAGAAGCTGCCCAGAG gTTACCCATGGCACTGCACTCCCTTTCAGAGGAGAGATTCTAA